GCCGCTATAAAGACAAACTTTTTGGGCTCACTATTCAGCCAGAACGACTACATCAAATTCGCTCTGAGCGAAAAGCAAATAGCCGCTATGCGTCATTACAGCAATGCAGAATGGAGCTACGAGAAGTTGAGAACTTGTACCGAAAAGAAAAAATTCCGTTTTTAAACAGTACCAAATATTCAATAGAAGAGATTTCAGCGAAAATATTGGCGGAAACAGGGTTAAAACGAAGAAAGTATTAACCAACCGCAAAGTGCATAAATGCCAGCCAAATCTTTGGCTGGCCTATTTACCGCTAGTTTAAAAACACACTAATTTATAAACAGGTTCCTCATCGAGTATCAGCTTGTGCATTTAACACGGGCTAATCTAGAGATGTTTAGCATCCAACAGTGTTTGCACTGCCTTGGGCAAAAGTTTACGTGTTTTCGCGGTAATAGCCGCGTCGTTCTTTTGCCACTTTATACCTAGGTAAATCACAAACAACCCCAAAAACGTTAACGCAATAGGGAAAAACCAGCTATCTGCGAACACTTCTGCTGCCAAATAGCCTACGTATCCTGTACACCCAATAGCCCCGAATACGACAAACACTCTTCTAATTAAGAGTACGCCGATAAATATCATCACGAAATTAATGAGAAAGTAGAAGAATTTCGAAAGCTCGCTGTCAGAATGTTGAGAAGATAACCCTCCCCAAAACGCAATAACGCCAAATAAGTATATCCAAAATGCATAGTCGGCTTTGTTTGCTGTACGTACATCTACCCAAAACCCGAGCGCTATCATAAGAAGACCTGTGTACATAGAAACTATTGTTCTTAGTTCCCAGCTGTATTCCCCGTCTGACAACATCACCGAGACATCCATGGTTAAATACCATAGCGTAACCGCAATAGGCATGACTAAAAATGGATATTTATACTTCCAAGCAATGACAACACCCACCGCCAACGTACTTAGCTCCATATACAACCAGTGCCAATGAATGTACCTGTGATAGTCGCGGTAAACGGTATCGTCAGGCCAAACGCCTAAAGCCTGCTGAACACCAAAAACTGCCAACGGGGTTAGCACAACAACAAAGGTAGCGCATAGGCCCGCCGGCACAAAAAATCCTTTCATCTTAAAAACGTTAGCTAACTTAATTCCCACAGCTGCATAGAATAAGCTGATGAAAACAATACCGATTCCGCCAAACGATACCCAGCCAAGGTTCATAAACAGTGTCATTGCGCCAATGGCAATTAAGCCACCAAGATAATACAACACATGGGTGAAATCGAACTTGGCAGTGGTACTCGTTTGCTGATTCAAAAACGCGATCAACTGTTCAGACTGCTCTGATGAAAGAATATTGGCGCTTACTGCGTCTTTAATATGTTGCTTGGTGACGTTCAATCTGCACTCCTTGGCAGTGTGTTACCGCAAAGTCATTTTTCTAAATAACATGACGCCCATAAACAGTAAGCAAAAAACCTGAAGTGAGCCGCCACTGTAGCCTTCTCTATGTTCTACTTTCGCAATCTTTTCTTCTTTTACTCTGGTTTTAAATCGAGCAAGTTCAGCATCTAAGTTTGTAGACATATCGTCAACGGCTATACCAAACCCTTCTAAAGATTTTTCGGCCAACGTATCGTCAATACCTACAGCGGTGGTACGCTTCTCAAGCTTACTTACCCCTGGCGCTCTGAACAGCATCTTTTTACTTTTGATATCGAAAACTGCAGTATCCACAAAGGTCTGAACCGTGTTTTCATTCCCTGGAATAACGTACATTCCTACAATGGTCCAATACAGTAACGCCGCGTTATTTTCGAGTGACTGAGTAACTTGGTCGTAAGAC
The nucleotide sequence above comes from Alteromonas naphthalenivorans. Encoded proteins:
- the rhlP gene encoding rhombotarget lipoprotein (RhlP (RHombo-target LipoProtein) is a family of predicted lipoproteins that, in general, co-occurs with a form of rhombosortase, and that has an apparent cleavage site for that enzyme, a GlyGly motif, near the C-terminus.); this encodes MTTRILKTMSGAMLLTALFSLAACSAIVSNNTGKQAQSSSLMDFLYPDEESRVKHQPEIPTLQLPVKVGLAFVPSSNWRRDGLHGKDQVELLENVKQSFLQYEYIDRIEIIPSEYLSGGEGFSTLEQVGRLYDVDVMALVSYDQVTQSLENNAALLYWTIVGMYVIPGNENTVQTFVDTAVFDIKSKKMLFRAPGVSKLEKRTTAVGIDDTLAEKSLEGFGIAVDDMSTNLDAELARFKTRVKEEKIAKVEHREGYSGGSLQVFCLLFMGVMLFRKMTLR